The following proteins are encoded in a genomic region of Candidatus Methylospira mobilis:
- a CDS encoding zinc-ribbon and DUF3426 domain-containing protein has protein sequence MRTRCPECESILPVGTVQLRLRRGDIRCSHCGSFFNALDELLDDRETDRLILDDDSPYKNRSRTYRLIPDDEPDEARAADPAPDVDVGEPQPERDFAGRLIWGLASLALFLILAAQAGYFETDRVLKDQGLRPWFEVAASIFRQELPPYADARLIKVNGRSLHPDRSGATVSYDFSLSLTNTARIPQAFPSIKLVLTELNGNPIASRVFAPQDYLGGNRFAAEMMPVGKAQEIHLILAKPSREIGGFAFELL, from the coding sequence ATGCGTACGCGTTGCCCGGAGTGCGAAAGTATTTTGCCGGTTGGCACTGTCCAGTTGCGCTTGCGGCGCGGAGATATTCGTTGCAGTCATTGCGGTAGTTTTTTTAATGCGCTTGATGAACTGCTGGACGACAGGGAAACGGACAGGCTGATTTTAGACGATGACTCGCCATATAAAAATCGTTCCAGAACCTACCGCTTGATTCCCGACGACGAGCCGGATGAAGCGCGCGCCGCTGATCCGGCTCCCGATGTTGATGTCGGGGAGCCGCAACCTGAGCGGGATTTTGCCGGACGCCTGATCTGGGGGCTCGCCTCGCTGGCGCTGTTTTTGATTCTTGCGGCGCAGGCGGGTTATTTCGAAACGGATCGCGTGCTTAAGGATCAAGGCTTGCGCCCCTGGTTCGAAGTGGCGGCGTCAATATTTCGTCAGGAACTGCCGCCGTATGCCGATGCGCGCTTGATCAAGGTCAACGGCCGCTCATTGCATCCGGACCGTAGCGGCGCAACAGTCAGTTACGACTTCAGTCTTTCGCTTACCAACACCGCCCGAATTCCTCAGGCGTTTCCATCGATAAAACTGGTTTTAACCGAACTCAACGGTAATCCGATTGCGAGCCGGGTGTTTGCACCACAGGATTATCTGGGCGGCAATCGCTTCGCTGCGGAAATGATGCCGGTCGGCAAGGCTCAGGAAATTCACTTGATACTGGCGAAGCCGTCGCGGGAAATCGGCGGGTTTGCGTTTGAGCTGTTGTGA
- a CDS encoding TetR/AcrR family transcriptional regulator has protein sequence MTDESLSTQASRSYQSPLREAQSAMTRERILMAAKDYLEKNDIESLTLRRIAELSGVSPPTVYAHFPTMDDLIGAFFQWLKPRMGLNQPLPPLSELPTMPDRLFPRYDEFGSLLRNLMNKPSWDRQRLADRDQRHGGWIESIGAELPDLTPEQRRRGILVAAAFWTPTLWRWLMDTCGFTQEEARTVAGWAIRTLIDALKNDPSGLDGTTMPTTQPAEEI, from the coding sequence ATGACCGATGAAAGCCTCTCCACGCAGGCGTCACGCTCTTATCAAAGCCCATTGCGCGAAGCCCAATCGGCCATGACGCGTGAACGAATCCTGATGGCTGCCAAGGATTACCTGGAAAAAAATGATATCGAGAGCCTGACCTTGCGCCGTATAGCCGAGCTTTCCGGCGTTTCGCCGCCTACGGTGTATGCCCACTTTCCTACCATGGACGATCTGATCGGCGCATTTTTCCAGTGGCTGAAACCGCGGATGGGATTGAATCAGCCTTTGCCGCCGTTGAGCGAACTGCCGACGATGCCCGACCGCCTGTTTCCGCGTTACGATGAATTCGGATCGCTGTTGCGGAATCTGATGAACAAGCCGTCGTGGGATCGTCAGCGCCTGGCCGATCGCGACCAGCGTCACGGCGGCTGGATCGAGTCAATCGGCGCCGAACTGCCGGACCTCACGCCCGAACAGCGGCGTCGTGGCATTCTTGTCGCAGCGGCGTTCTGGACCCCGACCCTCTGGCGCTGGCTGATGGACACTTGCGGTTTTACGCAGGAAGAAGCGCGCACCGTTGCCGGCTGGGCGATTCGTACCCTGATCGATGCATTGAAAAACGATCCGTCCGGGCTGGACGGAACGACGATGCCGACGACACAACCGGCCGAGGAAATTTAG
- a CDS encoding FAD-dependent monooxygenase translates to MTTNTAILVAGAGPTGLSLAITLRRYGVPVRIVDHAAEPAGVSKALAVWSASMEALHGMGVMDALLEEGTSLHSLRIGDGDRELAAMAIGEGIDSPYPFPLLLSQARTERILTARLSALGVEVERGVELTGLSQDRDGVSAELKHADGRTETLQTPYLVGCDGARSAVRHALGIEYKGYTEPQTYLLGDVLIEGGDLDHRSIYVWWNNDGTVMLFPFEEAIWRVFAVRQAGSGDEPVTLAELQDHMDRHGPSGLSLHGPSWLSAFRINERLAEHYRSGRCFLAGDAAHIHSPAGGQGMNTGIQDAVNLGWKLAYVQQGAGDADILLDSYEAERRPIARGVVDAAAQKLHLAFGNGKVKTALKDLAVSLFGNIPAVQKKLQVELSETEIIYGEGPLVELGAPPRKPRRTDVGTRARDAVFVDETSGGERRLWPLLSEPHHSLLLFEDAGHSIEIEGLVTGTGDRLRVVRFNKLTDPACAARGRFHLEGPGWILVRPDQVVAARGPAGDLSGLERYIDCVLRSSHDSGKPA, encoded by the coding sequence ATGACTACGAATACCGCTATTCTTGTCGCAGGCGCCGGTCCGACCGGCCTGTCGCTGGCCATCACCCTGCGCCGCTATGGCGTCCCGGTACGCATTGTCGATCATGCAGCCGAACCGGCCGGCGTTTCCAAGGCGCTGGCGGTTTGGAGCGCCAGCATGGAAGCGCTGCACGGCATGGGGGTAATGGACGCCCTTCTGGAAGAAGGAACGAGCCTGCACTCGCTACGCATCGGAGATGGCGATCGCGAACTCGCTGCTATGGCCATTGGCGAAGGAATCGATAGCCCCTATCCGTTTCCGCTGCTGTTGTCGCAGGCCCGCACCGAACGGATCCTTACCGCACGGCTGTCGGCACTGGGCGTGGAGGTAGAGCGTGGCGTCGAGTTGACAGGACTGTCCCAGGATCGGGACGGCGTCAGCGCCGAACTGAAACACGCGGACGGCCGGACGGAAACGCTACAGACTCCTTACCTGGTCGGTTGCGACGGCGCCCGCAGCGCAGTGCGCCACGCTCTCGGTATTGAATATAAAGGCTATACCGAACCGCAGACCTACCTGCTGGGCGACGTATTGATCGAGGGCGGCGACCTTGACCACCGGAGCATCTATGTCTGGTGGAACAATGACGGCACTGTGATGCTATTCCCCTTCGAAGAGGCGATTTGGCGCGTCTTCGCCGTGCGCCAGGCAGGTTCCGGGGACGAACCTGTGACGCTCGCAGAGCTTCAGGACCACATGGATCGCCACGGTCCGAGCGGTCTGAGTCTGCACGGCCCAAGCTGGCTATCGGCTTTCCGCATCAACGAGCGCCTCGCGGAGCATTATCGTTCAGGCCGCTGCTTTCTCGCCGGCGATGCCGCTCATATCCATAGTCCCGCCGGCGGTCAAGGCATGAATACCGGTATACAGGACGCTGTCAATCTGGGCTGGAAGCTCGCCTACGTCCAGCAGGGTGCTGGCGATGCCGATATCCTGCTGGACAGCTACGAGGCTGAACGCCGCCCGATCGCTCGCGGCGTGGTCGATGCGGCAGCGCAGAAACTGCATCTTGCTTTCGGTAACGGAAAGGTCAAGACCGCGCTCAAGGATCTGGCTGTGAGCCTTTTCGGCAACATCCCCGCCGTACAGAAAAAGCTCCAGGTCGAACTGTCGGAAACTGAAATCATCTACGGCGAAGGCCCGCTGGTCGAACTCGGCGCGCCGCCGCGCAAACCGAGACGCACAGATGTCGGCACGCGGGCCCGCGATGCCGTATTCGTCGATGAGACATCCGGCGGCGAGCGGAGATTATGGCCGTTGCTGTCGGAACCGCATCACAGCTTGCTGTTGTTCGAGGATGCCGGCCATTCGATCGAGATTGAGGGGCTGGTCACAGGAACCGGCGACCGGCTCAGGGTTGTCCGTTTTAACAAGCTCACCGACCCCGCATGCGCTGCGCGCGGCCGGTTTCATCTCGAAGGTCCGGGCTGGATTCTGGTGCGTCCGGATCAGGTTGTCGCCGCACGCGGGCCTGCCGGCGATCTGAGCGGCCTTGAGCGTTATATCGACTGCGTCCTGAGAAGTTCACACGATTCCGGCAAGCCCGCATGA
- a CDS encoding RT0821/Lpp0805 family surface protein: protein MSVKIITAAIFSFALLTLSSGAQAFMTYEFLTDSPQAYMKDADYKLLSQTLDDLLDNGKDGAIKSWKNPATHNAGSLKVLLSYHDGNLNCRRVGFLLKSANKLKTQSTFNLCKIDNQWTIKDGPAKSFTDEDWKLFNSAAQEALSTQKDGSIKNWKNEKTGNSGAFKLISTPSVEGRQCRVVNISIATSKPETAESTMTLCKEKDGAWSNAAESADTTATRK from the coding sequence ATGTCTGTAAAAATAATCACCGCTGCTATTTTCAGCTTTGCACTGCTCACCCTGAGTTCCGGCGCGCAAGCGTTTATGACTTATGAGTTCCTGACCGACTCTCCGCAAGCCTACATGAAAGACGCGGATTACAAGCTACTGTCGCAAACGCTTGACGATTTACTGGACAACGGCAAGGACGGCGCAATAAAGTCATGGAAAAACCCCGCCACGCATAACGCCGGCAGCCTCAAGGTACTGCTGTCCTATCACGACGGCAACCTGAACTGCCGCCGAGTCGGCTTTCTGCTGAAAAGCGCCAATAAGCTTAAAACCCAATCGACGTTTAATCTATGCAAGATAGACAATCAGTGGACGATCAAGGATGGACCTGCCAAATCCTTCACCGACGAAGACTGGAAACTGTTCAACAGCGCGGCGCAGGAAGCGCTGAGTACGCAGAAAGACGGCAGCATCAAAAATTGGAAAAACGAGAAAACCGGCAATTCCGGCGCTTTCAAGCTGATTTCCACGCCGTCTGTGGAAGGCCGGCAATGCCGCGTGGTCAACATCAGCATTGCCACAAGCAAACCGGAAACCGCCGAATCGACGATGACGCTGTGCAAGGAGAAGGATGGCGCCTGGAGTAATGCCGCAGAATCGGCCGATACGACAGCGACTCGGAAGTAA
- the budA gene encoding acetolactate decarboxylase: MHELNCKISGALEQALLERQKLTGETAGHIVRAALADYLQVGHSTLFQISSINALVEGIYQGEISVDQLKEHGDFGLGTFDSLDGEMVALDGHFHQVTADGKVREVPGDVGTPFAVVTFFQPGNHTDFLRCASYADLQAQIDELRHSDNTFYAIRVDGCFDFVRTRAMHRTADGVPLVEAAAHQPEFEYSAISGSVVGFWSPSYVSTLNVPGYHLHFISEDRSAGGHVLELSGSDLKLRIEEETALRLALPENEAFLRADLTRDVTEDLDKAER; this comes from the coding sequence ATGCATGAACTTAACTGCAAAATTTCAGGCGCGCTGGAGCAGGCGCTGCTGGAGCGGCAAAAACTGACCGGCGAGACCGCAGGCCATATCGTGCGCGCCGCGCTTGCCGATTATTTACAGGTCGGTCACAGCACCCTGTTTCAGATCTCCAGCATCAATGCGTTGGTGGAAGGCATTTACCAGGGCGAAATCAGCGTCGACCAGCTCAAGGAGCATGGCGATTTCGGTTTGGGTACTTTCGATAGCCTGGATGGCGAAATGGTGGCGCTGGACGGTCATTTCCATCAGGTAACCGCGGACGGCAAGGTTCGCGAAGTGCCGGGCGACGTCGGTACACCGTTTGCCGTGGTTACATTCTTTCAGCCCGGTAACCACACCGATTTTCTGCGATGCGCCAGTTATGCCGACCTGCAAGCGCAAATAGACGAGCTCAGGCATTCCGACAATACCTTTTACGCCATCCGCGTTGACGGATGTTTCGATTTTGTGCGCACGCGCGCGATGCATCGCACCGCCGACGGCGTGCCGTTGGTGGAAGCGGCGGCGCATCAGCCCGAGTTCGAGTATTCCGCTATCTCGGGCAGCGTCGTCGGTTTCTGGTCGCCTTCGTATGTGTCGACGCTGAATGTGCCGGGCTATCACTTGCATTTCATCAGCGAAGATCGCAGCGCCGGTGGGCATGTACTGGAGCTGTCGGGCAGCGATTTGAAGCTGCGCATAGAAGAGGAAACTGCTTTGCGTTTGGCCTTGCCGGAAAATGAAGCGTTTTTGCGCGCCGATCTGACGCGCGACGTCACTGAAGACCTGGACAAGGCGGAGCGCTAA
- the alsS gene encoding acetolactate synthase AlsS: MTEQSGAELLAQNIEAQGVEYIFAIPGAKIDRVFDALIGKKPQVVVCRHEQNAALIAQGIGRMTGKAGVCLVTSGPGCSNLVTGLATATTEGDPVVAFGGAVPLADRLKQTHQTLDSVRLFKPVTKFSAEVDAPHAISEVVANAFRSAEAGRPGAAFISLPMDVMEGPAPYDVLTPVRIPRYGAGDTTALAEAACAINRAAFPVVLLGMMASQPEAAQAARAFLAKTRLPVVGTFQASGVVPRELLDCFGGRVGLFHNQPADRILDQADLVLTIGFDPVEYDPWLWNHQGLKRRLIHLDVSGADADMDYRPDIEIIGDIAASLKLLTGFVDARSFAAMRFSVQEATQALAAIKEKGAALSGAPVHPLRIVSELQNLVSDDMTVITDVGSLYIWMNRYFLSHNPRHFLASNGQQTLGVALPWAIAASLARPQHKVISMSGDGGFLFSAMELETAVRLNSNLVHIVWRDGAYDMVRFQQVAKYGRDTAVEFGPVDTVRYAEAFGARGYAVQCADEIAPVLKKALDADGPVLIDIPVDYRHNMHLMEQIHSGIIH; encoded by the coding sequence ATGACTGAACAAAGCGGCGCCGAGTTGTTGGCGCAAAACATCGAGGCTCAGGGTGTGGAGTATATATTTGCGATACCCGGAGCCAAAATCGATCGCGTTTTCGATGCGCTGATCGGAAAAAAACCGCAAGTCGTGGTGTGCCGCCATGAGCAGAACGCGGCCCTGATAGCGCAGGGCATCGGTCGCATGACCGGCAAGGCCGGGGTCTGTCTGGTGACTTCCGGTCCGGGTTGTTCCAATCTGGTGACCGGTCTGGCGACCGCCACCACGGAAGGCGATCCGGTTGTTGCGTTTGGCGGGGCCGTGCCGCTGGCCGACCGCCTGAAGCAAACCCATCAAACCCTGGACAGCGTCAGGCTGTTCAAACCGGTCACCAAGTTCAGCGCCGAAGTCGATGCGCCGCACGCCATTTCCGAAGTGGTGGCTAATGCGTTTCGCAGCGCCGAAGCGGGGCGTCCGGGTGCGGCGTTCATCAGTCTGCCCATGGACGTCATGGAAGGTCCCGCGCCTTACGATGTGCTGACGCCGGTGCGCATCCCGCGTTATGGCGCGGGAGACACCACCGCGCTGGCGGAAGCGGCGTGCGCGATTAATCGCGCCGCCTTTCCGGTGGTACTGCTGGGCATGATGGCCAGCCAGCCCGAGGCGGCGCAAGCGGCCAGAGCGTTCCTGGCCAAAACGCGCCTGCCGGTGGTCGGCACTTTCCAGGCCAGCGGCGTGGTGCCGCGCGAACTGCTCGATTGTTTCGGCGGGCGCGTCGGTTTGTTTCACAATCAGCCGGCCGACCGCATTCTGGATCAGGCCGATCTGGTGCTGACCATCGGCTTCGACCCGGTAGAGTACGATCCATGGTTGTGGAATCATCAGGGGCTTAAACGGCGGCTGATCCATCTGGACGTATCCGGCGCCGATGCGGATATGGATTATCGCCCGGATATAGAAATCATCGGCGACATAGCCGCCAGCCTGAAACTGCTGACCGGTTTTGTCGACGCGCGCAGTTTCGCAGCGATGCGATTCTCGGTTCAGGAGGCGACGCAGGCGCTGGCGGCGATCAAGGAGAAAGGCGCGGCCTTGTCCGGCGCGCCGGTTCATCCGTTGCGTATCGTTTCCGAACTGCAAAATCTGGTCTCGGACGATATGACCGTCATTACCGACGTCGGATCGTTGTATATCTGGATGAACCGTTATTTCCTGAGTCACAATCCGCGTCATTTTCTTGCCAGCAACGGTCAGCAGACTTTAGGGGTCGCATTGCCGTGGGCGATAGCCGCCAGTCTGGCGCGTCCGCAGCACAAAGTTATTTCGATGTCGGGCGACGGCGGTTTTCTGTTTTCGGCGATGGAGCTGGAAACCGCGGTACGCCTCAACAGTAACCTGGTGCATATCGTCTGGCGCGACGGCGCTTACGATATGGTGCGTTTTCAGCAAGTAGCCAAATACGGGCGCGATACCGCCGTGGAGTTCGGTCCGGTCGACACGGTGCGTTATGCCGAAGCCTTCGGCGCGCGCGGTTATGCCGTGCAGTGCGCGGACGAGATTGCCCCGGTTTTGAAAAAGGCGCTGGATGCGGACGGCCCGGTGCTGATCGACATTCCGGTGGATTACCGTCACAACATGCATTTGATGGAGCAGATCCATTCGGGGATTATTCATTGA
- a CDS encoding tetratricopeptide repeat protein: MTISSHSAMAFARSPASQTDHPAIVRWRERFGTDAAAALALALTGKVSLGAYDRIRPAEALAQILTENDLARADEGLRAWLGGLLNLPTPKGISGKRFADSLVEAFRLIALLRLNSARAWCAQHHGALRNWLRAFYFGRSRDPEAALLVALAQGQADRSLLALWQSIVRRGRPIEHVRHALGGLRLLPADDKGGVERGVPRALLQGLLDFGDALDRRGERKGSEWLMEIDFLAAAYPMSKDSWGRQFRSVVQARKPVPTVQQWLNQRYPLALKPFENGVRKDSLQPPFFDEIKPLLSQLATYDVQVRPRLQEFFDDSRHYCRESGDSSFLVRSFCFAGDRLLEADPAWVRDLAHEAAIWEPNNHHAWALLAQALEAEGDWRRAEAFYWQARRRFPEDVKSHSQLAHALLVHDSGDLGEEIYRQAIRLFPDNPVCRNDLAHTLRVLGRFDEALAEYQQAKEIFDRDVVTATAMADLLIDMERFAEAEETLSGAEYLVPRDDQYTQQKLEQVRQRLQSAQAGRFIPPKKLQARPAQIDGGSLSAFSDIVGTDLAYAPDLGKATLLRRKTNGDLIAARNFINAIPECPEKLVELGLCEAAHQGWSAAAYWFDSIWQRYEGDGVLRVHRQRAHARAGDAVDWSQERIQYPDLINVILTEEQGEPPRQHFPAEDDRSEEQRQDAWFAHLVAREDPLLRDLAEEDYLAARHML, encoded by the coding sequence ATGACTATCTCATCGCATTCGGCCATGGCTTTCGCCAGGTCGCCAGCGAGTCAGACCGACCATCCTGCTATCGTCCGCTGGCGCGAGCGTTTTGGCACAGATGCAGCGGCAGCGCTTGCGCTTGCCTTGACCGGCAAGGTTTCCCTGGGGGCTTATGACCGTATCCGTCCGGCAGAGGCGCTTGCGCAAATTCTGACTGAAAACGATCTGGCTCGCGCCGACGAAGGATTGCGCGCGTGGTTGGGCGGCCTGCTCAATTTGCCGACGCCTAAGGGTATCAGTGGTAAGCGTTTTGCCGACTCTCTGGTAGAGGCTTTTCGTTTGATTGCGCTGTTGCGTTTGAATTCCGCGCGCGCCTGGTGCGCCCAGCATCATGGCGCGTTACGCAATTGGCTGCGGGCTTTCTATTTTGGCCGTAGCCGTGACCCGGAAGCAGCGCTGCTGGTTGCTCTTGCACAGGGGCAGGCGGATCGCTCGCTGCTGGCGCTCTGGCAGAGCATCGTGCGCCGTGGTCGGCCTATCGAGCATGTGCGGCATGCGCTTGGCGGATTGCGTCTGTTGCCCGCCGACGACAAGGGAGGGGTCGAACGTGGTGTGCCAAGAGCCTTATTGCAGGGACTGCTGGATTTCGGCGATGCGCTGGATCGCCGGGGCGAACGCAAGGGTAGCGAATGGCTGATGGAAATCGACTTTCTTGCCGCCGCCTATCCGATGAGTAAGGATAGTTGGGGGCGTCAGTTCAGATCAGTGGTGCAGGCGCGGAAACCCGTACCGACCGTTCAGCAATGGCTGAACCAGCGTTATCCGCTGGCGCTGAAACCTTTTGAAAACGGTGTCAGGAAAGATTCATTGCAGCCGCCTTTTTTTGATGAGATCAAGCCGCTGCTGTCTCAGTTGGCGACATATGATGTTCAAGTCCGGCCCCGTCTGCAGGAATTTTTCGATGATAGCCGGCACTACTGCCGGGAAAGCGGAGACAGTTCTTTTCTGGTGCGATCTTTTTGTTTTGCCGGCGACCGCCTGCTGGAAGCTGATCCGGCATGGGTGCGCGACCTTGCGCACGAAGCGGCTATCTGGGAACCGAATAACCATCATGCCTGGGCTCTGCTTGCTCAGGCATTGGAAGCCGAAGGTGATTGGCGTCGCGCCGAAGCCTTCTACTGGCAAGCCCGCCGCCGCTTTCCAGAAGATGTCAAAAGCCACAGCCAATTGGCCCATGCATTGCTTGTTCACGATAGCGGCGATCTGGGCGAAGAAATATATCGTCAGGCAATCCGGCTGTTCCCTGATAACCCTGTTTGCCGTAACGATCTCGCTCACACATTAAGAGTGCTGGGCCGCTTTGATGAAGCCTTGGCGGAATACCAGCAGGCCAAGGAGATTTTTGACCGTGATGTCGTGACTGCGACTGCTATGGCTGATCTGCTGATCGACATGGAGCGTTTCGCTGAGGCTGAGGAAACGCTGAGTGGGGCAGAGTACCTCGTTCCGCGTGATGATCAGTACACACAGCAGAAGCTTGAACAGGTTAGGCAAAGATTGCAGAGCGCACAAGCCGGTCGATTCATTCCACCGAAGAAGCTGCAAGCTCGCCCGGCACAAATCGACGGCGGTAGTCTTTCTGCGTTCTCCGACATTGTCGGGACCGATCTTGCTTACGCGCCGGACTTGGGCAAGGCGACATTATTGCGGCGCAAGACTAACGGCGATTTGATTGCGGCGCGCAATTTTATCAACGCTATTCCTGAATGCCCTGAAAAGCTCGTAGAACTCGGCTTATGCGAGGCTGCGCATCAAGGCTGGTCGGCGGCTGCGTACTGGTTCGACAGCATCTGGCAGCGTTACGAAGGCGACGGCGTGCTGCGCGTGCATCGGCAACGCGCCCACGCTCGCGCCGGTGATGCCGTGGATTGGAGTCAGGAGCGCATACAGTATCCTGATTTAATCAATGTCATTTTGACCGAGGAGCAGGGAGAACCCCCGCGTCAGCATTTCCCTGCGGAGGATGACCGCTCCGAGGAGCAGAGACAGGATGCATGGTTCGCCCATCTTGTTGCGCGCGAAGATCCCCTGCTGCGCGATCTGGCAGAAGAAGATTATCTGGCGGCACGTCACATGCTTTGA
- the adh gene encoding aldehyde dehydrogenase: protein MIYSAPGAAGAKIVYKTRYDNFIGGKWVAPVQGRYFDVLTPITGKAYTQAARSTAEDIELALDAAHATAEKWGRTSPTERANLLLKIADRLEANLELLAYAETVDNGKPIRETLNADIPLTIDHFRYFAGCLRAQEGGISEIDENTVAYHFHEPLGVVGQIIPWNFPILMAAWKLAPAIGAGNCVVLKPAESTPVSILILAELIADLLPPGVLNIVNGFGAEAGMPLAASKRIAKIAFTGSTATGRSIAQAAAGNLIPATLELGGKSPNIFFADITRADDSFFDKAIEGLVLFAFNQGEVCTCPSRALIHESIYEHFMERALQRVAAITQGNPLDTGTMMGAQASQEQMNKIMSYLDLGKQEGAQLLAGGERAHLGGDLENGYYIQPTLFKGHNRMRIFQEEIFGPVLAVTTFKDEAEALAIANDTPYGLGAGVWSRDGNVAYRMGRAIKAGRVWTNCYHAYPAHATFGGYKESGIGRETHKMMLDHYQQTKNLLVSYSEQKLGFF from the coding sequence ATGATCTATTCCGCACCCGGCGCCGCCGGCGCCAAGATTGTTTATAAAACCCGCTACGACAACTTCATCGGCGGCAAATGGGTTGCACCGGTTCAAGGCCGGTACTTTGATGTGTTGACGCCTATTACCGGCAAAGCCTACACACAAGCAGCTCGCTCTACAGCCGAGGATATCGAACTGGCCTTGGATGCAGCGCATGCCACAGCCGAAAAATGGGGCCGCACGTCACCAACCGAGCGCGCCAACCTGCTGCTGAAGATCGCCGACCGGCTGGAAGCAAACCTCGAACTATTGGCTTACGCGGAAACCGTCGACAACGGCAAACCGATCCGCGAGACCTTGAATGCCGACATTCCATTGACGATCGACCACTTCCGCTACTTCGCCGGTTGTCTGCGCGCTCAGGAAGGCGGTATCAGCGAGATAGACGAAAACACCGTCGCCTACCATTTTCACGAACCGCTCGGCGTCGTCGGCCAGATTATCCCGTGGAACTTCCCGATCCTGATGGCCGCCTGGAAACTGGCTCCTGCCATTGGCGCGGGCAACTGCGTCGTGCTCAAACCCGCGGAATCCACACCGGTCAGCATCCTGATACTGGCCGAGTTGATCGCCGACCTGCTGCCGCCGGGCGTTCTGAATATCGTCAACGGTTTTGGCGCGGAAGCGGGAATGCCGCTCGCCGCCAGCAAACGCATCGCCAAAATTGCATTTACCGGATCGACCGCCACCGGACGCAGCATAGCGCAAGCCGCCGCCGGCAACCTGATTCCGGCTACGCTGGAGCTGGGCGGAAAATCGCCCAATATTTTCTTTGCCGATATCACCAGAGCCGACGACAGTTTCTTCGACAAGGCGATCGAGGGCCTGGTGCTGTTCGCGTTCAACCAGGGCGAAGTCTGCACCTGCCCGTCGCGCGCATTGATACACGAATCGATTTACGAGCACTTCATGGAGCGGGCTCTGCAACGCGTAGCCGCAATCACACAGGGCAACCCGCTTGATACCGGCACCATGATGGGCGCTCAAGCATCGCAGGAGCAGATGAACAAGATCATGTCCTATCTCGATCTGGGGAAACAGGAGGGCGCGCAGTTGCTGGCCGGAGGCGAGCGCGCTCACTTGGGCGGCGACCTGGAAAATGGATATTACATCCAGCCGACGCTGTTCAAAGGCCACAACAGGATGCGGATTTTCCAGGAAGAAATATTCGGGCCGGTACTCGCGGTAACCACCTTCAAGGACGAAGCCGAAGCGCTGGCAATCGCCAACGACACGCCCTACGGCCTCGGCGCCGGCGTCTGGAGCCGCGACGGCAATGTCGCTTACCGCATGGGCCGGGCCATCAAAGCCGGGCGGGTGTGGACCAACTGCTACCATGCCTATCCGGCCCACGCCACGTTCGGCGGCTACAAGGAATCCGGTATCGGCCGGGAAACCCATAAGATGATGCTGGATCACTACCAGCAAACCAAGAATCTGCTGGTAAGCTACAGCGAGCAGAAACTCGGTTTTTTCTAA